Genomic segment of Geminocystis herdmanii PCC 6308:
GCCATTCCTCCCCATAGGGAAGAATTTATTATTAATCTCTATTCTGATCCTGTGTGGTAATTTTGACATTCGCCCCGACCTAAAGGTACGGGGATTCTCTCATCACTGGGAGAGCTTCCTCTTTCGACGAGTTCCCTTACCAACCTTTATCGCTAGAGGAGGGCAGAGGGGATTCTCTTCAGAGGCGTTGATTTCCGTGTGCCCCACGGTATTTGCTAATTGACGAAGTGCTTTTTGCAAAATATTATTAGACGCATTACCATCACGAGTGCCTTTATGTCCGCAATGAGGGCAGTCATGAGTCCTAGTGCTTAGAGCTTTAGGGACAATCTGATGACACTGACTGCATTCTTGGGAAGTGAAATATCGCATCGACGAACCACTCTGACCCGTTTAATTTGCTCTAGTTGATAGAAGTGCAAATCTCTGCTCCCCCACATTCTGAAGGTGCCTGCCTTAAATCCATCGGTGAAAGTGATAGATTTTCGGTCTTCTGAGAGCTTGTACCCTGTCGTTTTATACTCGACCGAATCTCTCGTGGTATGCTTTGCATATTTTGGGTAGCCTTTTTTCCCTTTTACTCCCTTTTGGCAGTTGCGATAAAATCTCTCAATACTAGCCCAAGCCCTTTCAGCGTGAGCTTGTCTTGCCATCGAGTTCAAATGCTTTGCCCAAGGAAATTCGGGATTATCTGCTAACGTTTTGCAGTATTTGTAGGCATCATTGCGACTTTTGATAATACCATCTTGCCATCCACGAATTATGCTATTCCGCACAAAACGACCCGTACGAATAGCGTTGTCTAGCCTTTCGTATTGGTCGTTTGTCCCTTCTAGTTTTGTTTCGTAGATGATCATGGATTATCTTTTGCGTTGACGATAATATCCTAGTATTCCCGATCACATTTTGACAAGGGGGGGAAGAAAAAAAGAAAGAGGGAATGGAAAGAAGAATATAATATAATAGAAAGTCGCCCTAAAGTGCGAGGCTTTCAACCCAAAAAACTTTGGTAAAATCATTACTGTAAAATTCGATCGACAGCGAAAGTTTAAACTATGATTAAGAGATCGACACATTTAACTTAAATTTTTTACTAATTTTTAAAATTGAAAATCTCAACCTAAAATGTATTTTCCTAAAATCTAAATGTTTTTGCCTAAATTGCTATCTTTAAGTGTAATTTTTACCGTGTTTTTCCTTCATGTTCCAGTTTATGGTGGAGATTGGCAAGAAATTCAAAAAAAAGGACTATTAACCATCGCTGTTAAAGACAATTTACGCCCTTTAGGTTATCGTGATGAACAAGGAAA
This window contains:
- a CDS encoding transposase, with product MRYFTSQECSQCHQIVPKALSTRTHDCPHCGHKGTRDGNASNNILQKALRQLANTVGHTEINASEENPLCPPLAIKVGKGTRRKRKLSQ
- a CDS encoding transposase → MIIYETKLEGTNDQYERLDNAIRTGRFVRNSIIRGWQDGIIKSRNDAYKYCKTLADNPEFPWAKHLNSMARQAHAERAWASIERFYRNCQKGVKGKKGYPKYAKHTTRDSVEYKTTGYKLSEDRKSITFTDGFKAGTFRMWGSRDLHFYQLEQIKRVRVVRRCDISLPKNAVSVIRLSLKL